The sequence GGACGAACCGACGGGTAATTTGGATTCCCGCACCGGAGCGGCAATTATGGATTTGTTTTCGGAACTAAACGACGAAGGGAAAACGATTATAATTGTCACTCACAATAAAGAATACGTCCATTACTCAACGAAGTGCGTAGAGCTGCACGACGGCTCCGTCAAAAATATTGAAATCTTCAAAAACGCTATGGCGCCGGCGGAAATATGAAAGCATGTCTTAACATAGCGTTCATTTTTGCGCTTCTGGCGTATTCCGTCTTCACTTACGCCCAAATTCGACCCGACAGCGCAAATAGTTCAACCTCAGTTAACGATTCGCTCCTCTTTAATACGAACAACTCGGCGGCTCGCCCAAAAGAAAACGATTCAATATACGTTCAATCAGGGAATTTCTTTTTTGAAAAAAATATGTATCGCGAAGCAGCTGAACAATATTACGCCGCATACAGACTCAATCCCGAAAATAAGCCCTTAAAATTCAGACTGGCAGAAACCTATTATCTACTAAACGATTTTAAAGCGGCGAAAGAATTATTCGAAGAACTTCAGTATGAAACGGAAGACAACGCGATAATACCGGAATATCTGGGACAGATTGCAATAGCCGAAAGAGATTATCCTTCTATAAAAAAATATTTTAATCGTATCCTCGAAATAGACTCTACAAATATGGACGCCCTGAATACTCTGGGAGCGCTGGCAATGTTCAACGACGATAACTATACGGCGGAAGTTTTATTGAGGAAATCGGTTGAATTCCATCCGAGAAATATCAACGGACTGTATAATCTCGGAACGCTTTATTTATTAAATAATCGCTTTAATCAAGCGGAGGAATATCTTTTAAAGGCGTATTTTATTGACAGTCTGGATTCGAAAATAACGTACACGCTTGGATTGCTTTACATTGGCTTAGAAAGATACATAAAAGCCGAGCGATTTCTTAATATTTCTCTTTCTCTCCTGCAAAATAACCCGGACGCCTGGATAGCTCTGTATATTACGCAAAAAAAACTTAACAAACTCAAGGACGCCCGAAACGCTATCGAAAAGATAGAAGAACTTTTTCCCGACAATGCGCACATAAATCTATTGAAAGCCGACTATTATTATTCAACAAACGACTTAAACGAAGCAATCTATTACGCCGAAAAAGAAATTAAAAATAATCCCGAACAGATAATAGGCTATCAAATCCTTTCGACTCTATATAGACTGGCGGGCAATCCGGAAAAAGCCGGATATTATAAAAACATTATAAACAATAAGCCGCGATTATTGGATTCGATAGCCGTTCCTATAATAAATTATTTAGACATAGCGCTGATAATAACAAATTAACTTGAGGTAATCTTATGAAAAAACTAACGCTAATATTAACCGTTTCGCTTTTATTTCTGGCTGGCTGTATGGCGCCGGGATTTCATATGATAGGGATGCACTCGTCCGATCACGAAACGGCAGCCGTCGCTCCTATTTTCAAAGAAGTTATTTATAACGAATATAAGTTCAGCGCGGAATTTTCAACCGACTTCCAAACTAATCAGTCACATTACAGCCTGGAAATTTTCAATCTTTCCTCCGAAGATTTGGTAACTGATGCCGAAGCGCGGTTTGAAGTATTAAAGATTAGCGAGCCTCAGGAAACGCTCTTTGCAAAACCGTTATACCCCGACGGCTTAAAAAGGTTTTCCGTCAGCCGCCCCATTGAATCGGATCGTCAAATCGTAGGGCGGTTTTTAGTATACGCCGTCGAAGGAAAACAATTAGAAACTCCGCTGGAAATTTCTTTCGATTTTGATAAAATTCATTATAAACACAATCACGTCGGGGAGAACGGAATAAGCGAATGGTGGTATATAGGCGCCGCCGGCATGGCTGTAATGATGTTTCTATGGCATATATTTTAGAGCTCTTTTATCGATGCAAAGCGTAAAAATCACATATTTATTACCGTTTCTATTCTTTTTCATGTTTTTTTATCAAATAGCGGCAGTCGCCCAGAACGGGTGGTCGTTTACAACGCAAGTGGAATACACAGGTATTAGAAACGGCGTTATTAACAATACTATTCGAATAAGCGGCGCAGGCAATTGGAATATTGCGCATTCTACAGAACTAATATACGCCAGGGATAAAATCAACTCTTCAGCAAACGACGTTTTGACGGCTCGGAATATCTTTTACAATTTCCCCGCAAGCTCATTATATGGAGACGCGGAATCCAACGGCGAAGACGAAATGAATTCCGTTACGACAGCGATTAATTCCTATGCCAGGCTTCCTTTTGCGTTTTGCAACGAATATCGAGGCGATTATGAATATGGCTTTTCATTTACAATCCGAAAATATTTCGCTCATATGTACGGATTCGGAGGCGCCGGCTACATAATAATCAACAGCGCATCACATCCCGAATTCAACAGGGCGGCTGCATACGGAATCGGTATCGGCAAACGTTTCTACGATAAAACAATTAACGTCTATGTTTATCTGCACGGTTATAAAGCATACGACAATTTTTTCGATAACGCGGAATTCATATCTTGGGGAATAAATTATAATTTTTCGTTACGCACGACTTTTTTCCTCTTAAGCACGCTTGAAGTAAGCGAAATCTTCTCCGAGTACTCGTTTTCATACGGTCTTAAATGGAGTTTATAATAATTACAAAAAAGGAGCGTTTATGAATAAATTAAAAGTATTAATTATTTTACTGGCGCCAATATTAATAACGGCGCATGAAGGACACCAAAACAGCAAACCCGACACCGTCACAACTGTTAACGGGGACACAATCGCAATTAACGGGAAGCCCGTTTCCGCCCTCGCCGAAAAACCTAACGCGAACGGCTCCGAAGCGGAAGAGAAAACTTTCGAGTTGGATATTAGAAAATCATTATTTTCGCACCTGCACAACAAATTAGTTCATTTTCCAATAGCCTTTTCTCTTGCCGCACTTTTACTTATGTTTTTTTATCTAAAAGACGAGCGTTATAGACCCGCTTTGCTTGCGCTCGTATCATTGGCGTTCTTAACGGCTGTGGGAGCCTATTTTACAGGCGAACAACAGAAAGCGGCGTTTGAAAATACAAGCCGGTGGTGGGTAGCCGATTTACACGAGCTGTTCGGAATCATTACGTCCGTAACAATATTATTTTGGTTAATTTCTCTTTTATCCGTCAGATACAAAAAGATAACTATAATTTTATCTTTAGTCGTCGCCGCTCTGGTATTTGTAACGGGCTTTTTAGGCGGAACGTTAGCGCATTAAACATACATTCTAATATACGACATAACCCGATGGAACTAACATATAAAGACAAAAGCGAATTTCTCAGGGGCTTTTTAACGCTAATCAGAAAAGACGGCGCCATTTGCAATTACGAGCGAAAGATGGCTTTAATAATCGGCAGACATTTCGGTTTCGCCGAGGATTTTTGTATTGAAGCGTTGGACACTCTGCTCGAAAACGAATACATTTCCGAAGCCCCTCCTGTTTTTTCCAATAGGGAAGTCGCGCGTTATTTTATAAGCGAAACATACAATATCCTTGAGCAAATACACGAGCTGAGCTTAGCGGAACTAAAATGGCTCGATTCGGTATCGCAAGCAAATCACATCGACAGGCGCAACTTCCCATTTTTGCTTCAACTGTCGGAAAATTACTAAAAAGTCTGCAAACGCCGGAAAATTTATTTTTATGCGAATATCGCTTGCCTATATCGATCTACGATATTATGTTTCGATAACAAAAGGAATTTATTATGGAAGACAAATTATTAAAAGATTTGTTTTTGGGTTTTATCAAAGCGCATATTCTTCATCACGCAAATAAAGAGCGAATTTATGGACAGGAGTTTAGCGAAGAGTTAAAACGACACGGCTACCACATTTCATACGGAACTTTATACCCAATATTTCACAAACTTGAAGAGCAGGGATATTTAATATCCGAAACCGAAAATGTTAACGGGAAAATACGCCGTTATTATTCCATTACAAAAAACGGCAAAAAAATTTTAGAAAAAGCCAAACAACAGGCAAAAGAACTTGTTGACGAATTATACGAAATATAAAAAGGGGGATAAATGAACGCTTACAAAGCGCTCGAAATATGGACGGCTCAAACGCTGCTCGATTTAGGAATTCTTTTTTCAATTATCTCGGCTTTTCTTCATATAGGCAGACCATACTTTGAACGAATCTTATCAAGAATGACTTTGAGAGTAGCCGCCGATCTCTGGTGGTTAATCTACATTATTCTCAGAGACGGACTGCTGTTTTTTTCCGTACTCTTTATTTTCTTAAATGTGAATCTCGATTTGATGGCAGATATAAAAATCGGTTTGCCATTCGTACCGTTTGGTATGGTTGTCTTAGTAATTTCTCTAATTATAAAAGTATTCAGAAACACTGAAGATTATAATAAGCTTTCGAAAATAAATAACTACATTATAGCATTCGGAGCCTTTCTGAATTTTATTGGTTATGTGTTGGTGATGGAAGCTCCCGGAGACGAATATCCGGCAGCCAAACAGCCTTTCTGGCAAACGACGAAATCACTTCGTTCAAATCTTAATCCCGAACTTTCTACCGTAGTTTTTTACATAACCTTTGTATTGCTAATTCTAACATTTACTGCGGCGTTATATTATTTCTCCCGACAATTTAGAAGTAATACTACTGACAAAATAAAGGGAAAAGAAAATGTACAGGCTTAAGTTAAACGCAAAAGACTGCATCTCCTGCGGAATATGTACGGATGTCTGTTTAACAAAAGCAATTGATATGAGAATTCACAGCGGCAAATCAATTGAAGGTAATTATTTGTCATTTCTTGAATTCAACGATAAAACCAATAAAGAATCATTGCCTGAGAAAATGATGACATTCCCTTTCATGAAAAATTCAGAATTGTGCAACGGCTGTATGGTTTGCGTTGAGGAATGTCCTACTTCCGCAATTGCTATCGACTTACATATTAAAGCATATAATTCGTTAACTCACTGAAACGGCACTTAAATGCCTTTTTTCTTATTTACGTCCGGTATTCTTCCGAGATAATTTGATAAAAGACGCTCGACTTATCAAATAAACGCAAAATGCATAAGCTCTTATTATAGTAAGATCCTACGCCTTACAGAGGCAATTTCTTGCCGAAAAGCAATACATTCAAATGTACATTTAATTTATTCAAATAAAAATTAGAATACCAGCGTTTTATCCGAATCCACTGTCCATGCGGTTAATTCTGCCATTGCGCTTATTTGACATCCTTCAATTAAAGGAAGATTTTTTATTCCACGCGCATCGGCACAAGTGCCGCAAATTTTTACTTTTCCGCCTTTTGAAATAACGGACTTTAACATTCTTTCAATATTGTAATAGCCATTTGGCGTAGTTTGATTTGGCAAAGCGCATGTTGCGGCGTCTGCCATCAAAAATATTCTTACTTCCGCATCTTGATAATC comes from Melioribacter roseus P3M-2 and encodes:
- a CDS encoding tetratricopeptide repeat protein, coding for MKACLNIAFIFALLAYSVFTYAQIRPDSANSSTSVNDSLLFNTNNSAARPKENDSIYVQSGNFFFEKNMYREAAEQYYAAYRLNPENKPLKFRLAETYYLLNDFKAAKELFEELQYETEDNAIIPEYLGQIAIAERDYPSIKKYFNRILEIDSTNMDALNTLGALAMFNDDNYTAEVLLRKSVEFHPRNINGLYNLGTLYLLNNRFNQAEEYLLKAYFIDSLDSKITYTLGLLYIGLERYIKAERFLNISLSLLQNNPDAWIALYITQKKLNKLKDARNAIEKIEELFPDNAHINLLKADYYYSTNDLNEAIYYAEKEIKNNPEQIIGYQILSTLYRLAGNPEKAGYYKNIINNKPRLLDSIAVPIINYLDIALIITN
- a CDS encoding DUF2231 domain-containing protein — encoded protein: MNKLKVLIILLAPILITAHEGHQNSKPDTVTTVNGDTIAINGKPVSALAEKPNANGSEAEEKTFELDIRKSLFSHLHNKLVHFPIAFSLAALLLMFFYLKDERYRPALLALVSLAFLTAVGAYFTGEQQKAAFENTSRWWVADLHELFGIITSVTILFWLISLLSVRYKKITIILSLVVAALVFVTGFLGGTLAH
- a CDS encoding PadR family transcriptional regulator, with the translated sequence MEDKLLKDLFLGFIKAHILHHANKERIYGQEFSEELKRHGYHISYGTLYPIFHKLEEQGYLISETENVNGKIRRYYSITKNGKKILEKAKQQAKELVDELYEI
- a CDS encoding ATP-binding protein — translated: MYRLKLNAKDCISCGICTDVCLTKAIDMRIHSGKSIEGNYLSFLEFNDKTNKESLPEKMMTFPFMKNSELCNGCMVCVEECPTSAIAIDLHIKAYNSLTH
- a CDS encoding DsrE/DsrF/TusD sulfur relay family protein; translation: MKYLIVINDAPYGTEKAYNALRLAMQVQKDYQDAEVRIFLMADAATCALPNQTTPNGYYNIERMLKSVISKGGKVKICGTCADARGIKNLPLIEGCQISAMAELTAWTVDSDKTLVF